The Leclercia sp. LSNIH1 sequence GCCTCATCGGTTTACTTTGTTATGTGTAAAAAGAGAGTTATAAGGAATGACTTTCAACATTGGCGATAGCAAACTACCGACTTAACAAGAGTCAGCTATGTGGCAACTAACGTCAATTCCCCTGTATTCAAAAGCATCTCTTTTTGGGCTGGCGATTAACGGGGTTAAATGTTCCGGCACTCAAACAGCATCCCGCCCTGGGCTGGCGATTAAGGGGGTTAAATGTTCCGACACCCGGACAGCGTCCCTCCCTTGGCTGGCGATTAAGGGGGTTAAATGTTCCGACACCCGGACAGCGTCCCTCCCTTGGCTGGCGATTAAGGGGGTTAAATGTTCCCGCACCCAAACAGCATCCCGCCCTGGGCTGGCGATTAAGGAGGTTGAATGCTCCGGCACCCGGACAGAATTCGGCCTTGAGCTGGCGATTAAGAGGGTTCAATGTACCGCCGCTCCGACAGTATCCCGCGCTGGGCTGGCGATTAAAGGGGTTAAATGTTCCGGCACCTGGACAGTATCCGCCTTGAGCTGGCGATTAAGGGGGTTAAATATTCAGGCACCCGAACAGTATCCCGCCCTGAGCTGGCGATTAAGGGGGTTAAATATACAGGCACCCGAACAGCATCCCGCCCTGGGCTGGCGATTAAGGGGGTTAAATGTGTTCCGGCACCCGGACAGTATCCCGCCTAGAGCTGGCGATTAAGGGGTTATATGAATCAGTTCCCGGGAGGGATCTATACATGACCTACGATAAAAGCAAAACAACATTAAAGTTTGGTTGTAAGAACTGAAAAGTACAAAGTTGAAATATGAAACGCGGGTTGGACCTCTCTAACGTTAGTGGTAATGACTTATGGTGCAAACATAAATCTACATATTTATGGGAAGCTGGTTAGACGACGTCCGGTCTGAAGCGCACAGACTGAAAGAGTACCGTGTGGTTCGGCGTGAACCCAGACAATAATGTTAATTCTTCGCAGCAAAATAAGAGGGCGTTCTCACAAAAGTTGTGGAGACTTGTGCAGATTACTTCTTCTGAAATCTCGTAGGCCGTTCTAATTATCTCTATGTTACTAACATTTAATTTCCTTTACCTTTTCTAGTGTTTTCGAAATAAGGTTTCGGTGTGCTAGAACTTTGTTGGAATTTAAAGCCTGGACTCTAATACCGGGCAAAAGAGTAGAATATGCCAGGCCCCCGCAAAATTTTCGACGGCTAAGGCGCCATTCAGGAATGAACTAAATCCTTCCTGCTTACCTCGTGATCCAAAAGATGGCATTCAGAATACTAAGAAAGCACGCCGAATCTGAGCCTATAACCCTTTGGCTAAATTATGCAAAGCAATGTTACTCAACACCCGGGATAAACTTTAAGGTGTTTATATACCAATTTTGGAGATTAAGGCGCACATACCCGGCGGAGCGAATTGGTTGGATCGTCAGTAAATTGTTTTATTAGGAATAAACTTCCCCAATTTCAAGATGCGAATTTCAGGTTTTTTGGTAAATGGCACTACGCTTGTTTTACAGATAGCAACCAGTTACAACATCTCGATTAACCATATTCTAGTAATCACTTGAAGCTGAAAATGGTTGACTATACCAACCTAAATAGAAGGCATTTCATTTTAGTTCAAAACAAAACTGCAACTTAATAGTTATGGTTGGTTTAGATAACCACAAATACGAAAATTGACTAACAAAACAAAAAGAAACCAACTCACAAATATTATCTCTAACTTGTTAAACAAACCAACAAGACATGAGTTATTGTTTGTTTTTCAATGCCTTACCAAACTTTAAATCGATACATAAGAAATTATGGGTTGCTTAGCTAACCATAAAGATAGTGTTTATATCTAATATACAGTAGCGCGACAAATTTGGTTATCACTTGCAACCACAACATCCGTATCCAAGGCAGGAAAATTAGCTCAGCACAGGCCGAGCATGATTAAACATCAGCCGTATAAAAGCTACATCACCAATCAACTTAAGTAGAAGCCCCAGAGAAGCCAATCAACAGTATCTACAAATAAAATTTAGGGATATTTAGGGATATTTAGGGGAGTTAATTCGATCCAGAAATTCTGAACCTGAACAATTGTTGCGGGGGAGGGCAGTGTAACACAGTTAAAAACCTGTATTTTGAGTAAAGTACGGATACCTCATCCAGTAAAGATGAGGTATCCAGTACTACTTAAACGTTATGCAGCTGCATTGCTAGCAACTTCCTGTTCATACAGTATCTCAATTGCTTCGCCGTAAGAGCAATCAAGACGGCTTTGTATTTCCCATAGCTTTCCACGGTCGGTACTGTCAGTCGTAAAACAAAGCTCCATTTTCCTGTCTACATAGAGGCGACATATCTCCTGGAAATTCTCGAATCGGACGAGCATCTCAGAAAATGCACGCTTTATCGTTCGTATGTTTTTCATACGCTCATATACAGCATCAGTCGTGGAGAAGTAGTTATTAGCCTTCATGGCTTCTATGCTCTCCTTTTCCTGCTTCATGATGATCTTCCACGGCGAGTTGGCCGTCAGGGCTCGACCTACCGAGGAGGTGAAGTAATCTTCAAAGGACTGGGTAATACAAATACCAGCACAGTTCGTTTTCCTGAATCGGCGCCAGGCAGCTTCAAGGAAAGATGAGAAAAACTGATTTGACTGATTACTGGAGCCTGAAGCATTATCCGGGCGAATATACTCCCATGCCTCATCAAGGATGAACAACCGGCGGCGACCGTCCTTTTTGATAAACATTGCATGCTGAGCAGCTTGAATGATCGACATGAGCACGACTGTCTGGAGGTGAGGGGTACCCTTCAACTCTTCAAGCTCAAGAACTATAAACCGACTACCGAAGTTTATTGGCGGGAGCTTTTCGGTAAATCGATTTCCGTAAATGCCTCCTTCACACCATTGCCCTAATTGCTCACCGATATCTTTAATACGCTTATCTTCATGGGCAGAACAGCGGCGTGCAAATCCTGTAATAGAGCCTGTACTTCCGACTTTACGTGATTCGTTATATTCATCACCAATCAGTTGAAGCATGACCGATTGTTGAAAGTCGTCAATATTTCCTTTTTCAGATGCCATTATTTTTAACTGATTCAGGACCATAATGGTCTGTGCAACTTTATCCTTTTCTTCATCGTTATTATTTGAGTCGTCATTGAAAACAGGCGCTTCATCAAAAACTCGGTCTGCAACAGTGACATCGGTCAAAAATGCGAACGGATTCAGAGTAAAATCAGGCTTTTTACCAAAATCTATAAACTGACTATTTGTATATTGCTCCGAAATACCCTGATACGAGCGACCAACGTCAACTACAAAAATCTGGGCTCCATCAGGGTCAAATGCATCATAAGCATTGTTTTTGAAACCTTCAAAAGTATCACGATAATGGATCAGATTATTAGAACGCGGCCCTGCACCAAGATAGTTATTAATGATGTATGCAACCCAGAACGATTTGCCTGCACCAGAAGTCGCCCCAACAACCATATTATAGCTGGCAGAAGTCTTGAAGATATCAAGCCCCAACAGCTGGCCCTCTCGTGAGACGAGGTTAAGTACAGGTCTGTCAGTATTACCTTTCCATGGGCCGAATAGAGGGGTCATATGCGCTGCACCAGTATTACTGACTACCTCAAAACGGTCCAGATCTAGTATCGTCTTGGGGTCATTACACATTGGAAGGCAAGAGACAAAAGATGGAAAGATGATGTATGAATCATCAGCCACTTTAACGCGACTTTCCAGATAAAATGATTTTAACTGGTCTGCGGCAGACTGGACATCTAATGCTGAATTCCCCATGACGGTAAATGTCAGATAACTGTGTAAAAGACGGGCCCCATCTTCCAGTTCACGTGTTACCGCCATGTAATCATTATCCATGTCCTTCAGTCTTGGACAAAACGTTAAGACGGTTGGGATACTAGCTTGTTTGTTAGTAATTGCCTTATATCTGACGTTATCTCTAGCTAATTTTAAGGGATCGGCGAAATGGACTGTTTGAGTTATCATAAATGGGCTAAATATAGTTTTACGCCCATTCATCCAATTCACTACAAGTTCATACATGCTTCCAAAATTTACATGTTCTGGGAACTTGACCACAGATAATTGTTTGAAATAACGATGTTCAGAAACATCAGTACTCTGCGTTGTAGATGAAAAATTATTTTCAGTTACTGTATATTTTCGCCCCGGAACATTTAGCTGTTCGTTAAGACGCCTCATAGTGTTGACTTCAACATGACCTTCAGCCCAACGTGATGTTTTTCCCGGATGCATTAATTTATCCATGCAATAAAGCCAGTTTTCGGCGCTAACTTTATGTGGAAAAAGGCCCAGTGTGTTCAACTTACTGATTAGGTCAGAGTACAGTGCATCGATGCGATTAATTTCAATTTCAGTAGGAAGCGCAGATTTCAACGGAATAGAAAATGACATCCAGATCTGAAAGTCACGAAGCATTAATTTATCATGATCCGGTTTTAAGGGTTCATTTAGACTTCTATCATAATAATCCAGCTGGTAGGCCGTGAGTAAGTCCCCCTTAAGCTTATCATGTCCTTCCATTCGACCACCACGAACTGCCGACCAGGCACTTAAATGCAAGGTCAGGTCCGGCAGTGCTGTTAATGAGGTCTGACAGATAGTGTCAGTAGGAAAATCCATTTTAAATAATTCAGCTAACACATCCTGCTGATTATCAAAAACACCAGGTGAGGGGTTACAAATAAACATAAACCCAAGCCGATTACCGTCTATTAGAAAATAATTCGTGCCAGGAATCTGGTCGTATACAGGAATAAACCCACCAAACTGGTGGCGACTTAATTCTTTATTATAGATGTTAGCAGATTTCATTCGCGACCTCAGAGTTGTCTGATAATACCGTTAGACGAAACTGCTTTCGTTGCTCGCTGTTGCTGTTGCATATTTTCACGAGCGGCATCCTGAACTTGCAAAGGAACTATTCGCGCCGGATTTG is a genomic window containing:
- the trhC gene encoding IncHI-type conjugal transfer ATPase TrhC, with the translated sequence MKSANIYNKELSRHQFGGFIPVYDQIPGTNYFLIDGNRLGFMFICNPSPGVFDNQQDVLAELFKMDFPTDTICQTSLTALPDLTLHLSAWSAVRGGRMEGHDKLKGDLLTAYQLDYYDRSLNEPLKPDHDKLMLRDFQIWMSFSIPLKSALPTEIEINRIDALYSDLISKLNTLGLFPHKVSAENWLYCMDKLMHPGKTSRWAEGHVEVNTMRRLNEQLNVPGRKYTVTENNFSSTTQSTDVSEHRYFKQLSVVKFPEHVNFGSMYELVVNWMNGRKTIFSPFMITQTVHFADPLKLARDNVRYKAITNKQASIPTVLTFCPRLKDMDNDYMAVTRELEDGARLLHSYLTFTVMGNSALDVQSAADQLKSFYLESRVKVADDSYIIFPSFVSCLPMCNDPKTILDLDRFEVVSNTGAAHMTPLFGPWKGNTDRPVLNLVSREGQLLGLDIFKTSASYNMVVGATSGAGKSFWVAYIINNYLGAGPRSNNLIHYRDTFEGFKNNAYDAFDPDGAQIFVVDVGRSYQGISEQYTNSQFIDFGKKPDFTLNPFAFLTDVTVADRVFDEAPVFNDDSNNNDEEKDKVAQTIMVLNQLKIMASEKGNIDDFQQSVMLQLIGDEYNESRKVGSTGSITGFARRCSAHEDKRIKDIGEQLGQWCEGGIYGNRFTEKLPPINFGSRFIVLELEELKGTPHLQTVVLMSIIQAAQHAMFIKKDGRRRLFILDEAWEYIRPDNASGSSNQSNQFFSSFLEAAWRRFRKTNCAGICITQSFEDYFTSSVGRALTANSPWKIIMKQEKESIEAMKANNYFSTTDAVYERMKNIRTIKRAFSEMLVRFENFQEICRLYVDRKMELCFTTDSTDRGKLWEIQSRLDCSYGEAIEILYEQEVASNAAA